A single region of the Paraburkholderia megapolitana genome encodes:
- a CDS encoding RNA polymerase sigma factor: MASDKELADFLAGVERRAFKQTVYAVRDDDAALDIVQDAMIKLAEKYADRPAAELPLLFQRILQNATHDYFRRQKVRNTWVSLFSSLGSADDDEFDLLETFESQDGSVGAESGEQKIEREQILQLIDDEIQKLPARQREAFLMRYWEDMDVAETAAAMGCSEGSVKTHCSRATHTLAHALKAKGITL, encoded by the coding sequence ATGGCATCAGACAAGGAACTCGCCGACTTTCTGGCGGGCGTCGAAAGGCGCGCGTTCAAGCAAACGGTCTACGCCGTGCGGGACGACGACGCCGCGCTCGATATCGTGCAGGATGCGATGATCAAGCTCGCCGAAAAATACGCCGACCGTCCTGCTGCCGAGTTGCCGCTGCTGTTTCAGCGTATTCTCCAGAATGCGACGCATGACTATTTCCGTCGCCAGAAGGTGCGCAACACGTGGGTCAGTCTGTTTTCGTCGCTCGGCAGCGCCGACGATGACGAATTCGACCTGCTCGAAACGTTCGAGTCCCAGGATGGTTCGGTCGGCGCCGAAAGCGGCGAGCAGAAAATCGAACGCGAACAGATCCTGCAGTTGATCGACGACGAGATCCAAAAGTTACCGGCACGTCAACGGGAGGCGTTTCTGATGCGTTACTGGGAGGATATGGATGTCGCCGAGACTGCCGCCGCAATGGGCTGCTCCGAAGGCAGCGTGAAAACGCACTGCTCCCGGGCCACTCACACGCTGGCGCACGCGCTCAAGGCCAAAGGAATTACGCTATGA
- a CDS encoding DUF3106 domain-containing protein, producing the protein MSYKRGLAVVFGCAIAALVAFAATYPRFYPSSPRAASPGVPPVKQGTPSLSVELPRLPSNNNPLAWSRLSNAEHLALAPFESQWDTFSDARRRKWLKIASRYSKLSPDAQKQLHDRMTEWARMTPEQRRVARENYQVSKELPREARQKAWKAYEQLPEEQKERLAASEHKRRPSVVSAPPSGKSEVTDLDRLIDAKQRGASGVLPANGASGAGALLPGAPAIPNAGSFVPATPIPVSPSEAPSIFNGS; encoded by the coding sequence GTGAGTTACAAGCGCGGCCTCGCCGTTGTCTTCGGATGCGCAATCGCGGCCCTGGTGGCGTTCGCCGCCACCTATCCGCGCTTCTATCCGAGCTCGCCCCGGGCGGCTTCGCCAGGCGTGCCGCCTGTGAAACAGGGCACGCCGTCGCTATCCGTCGAACTTCCCCGTCTACCGAGCAACAACAATCCGCTCGCGTGGTCGCGCCTGAGCAATGCCGAACACCTCGCGCTCGCACCGTTTGAAAGCCAGTGGGATACCTTCAGCGACGCGCGTCGCCGCAAGTGGCTGAAAATCGCCTCGCGCTATTCGAAGCTCTCGCCAGACGCGCAAAAGCAGCTGCATGACCGCATGACCGAATGGGCCCGGATGACCCCGGAGCAGCGGCGCGTCGCCCGCGAAAATTACCAGGTCTCCAAAGAACTGCCGCGCGAGGCGCGTCAGAAAGCGTGGAAGGCCTACGAGCAATTGCCGGAAGAACAGAAGGAGCGCCTCGCCGCCAGCGAGCACAAGCGGCGGCCGAGCGTCGTCAGCGCGCCGCCTTCCGGCAAGAGCGAAGTCACCGATCTCGACCGTCTGATCGACGCGAAGCAACGCGGCGCCAGCGGCGTGCTGCCGGCTAACGGCGCATCGGGAGCGGGCGCTCTGCTGCCGGGCGCTCCGGCCATTCCGAACGCGGGAAGCTTCGTGCCCGCGACGCCGATTCCGGTTTCGCCGTCCGAGGCGCCGTCCATTTTCAACGGCTCCTGA
- a CDS encoding RDD family protein, whose protein sequence is MAYEGVILFGIVFIAGYLFSTLTQQRNGLTHHNLLAAWIGFVVGAYFVWFWTHGGQTLPMKTWRLRVVDTEGAPLSAVRAIARYVLAWLWFLPPLALHPLLGLKLPQTLMIAGVWFVIWAASGLFGTQRQFLHDRLAGTRIITATR, encoded by the coding sequence ATGGCCTATGAAGGCGTGATCCTGTTCGGCATCGTGTTCATCGCGGGCTACCTGTTCAGCACGTTGACGCAGCAGCGCAACGGCCTCACGCATCACAACCTGCTGGCGGCGTGGATCGGGTTTGTCGTCGGTGCGTACTTCGTCTGGTTCTGGACCCACGGCGGCCAGACGCTACCGATGAAAACCTGGCGTCTGCGCGTCGTCGATACAGAAGGCGCGCCGCTGTCGGCGGTGCGTGCGATCGCACGCTATGTGCTCGCGTGGCTGTGGTTCCTGCCACCGCTCGCGCTGCATCCGCTGCTCGGGCTCAAGCTGCCGCAGACCTTGATGATCGCCGGGGTGTGGTTCGTCATCTGGGCGGCGAGCGGGCTGTTCGGCACGCAACGGCAATTCCTGCACGACCGGCTGGCCGGCACGCGGATCATCACGGCGACGCGTTAG
- a CDS encoding glycosyltransferase family 4 protein: MKIMIVTDAWEPQVNGVVRTLKNTTRELIALGHRVELLTPLEFKTIPCPTYPEILLSLFPKRKLSRRIDEFAPDALHIATEGPLGLAARRYALAHKLPFTTAYHTRFPEYVQARFGIPLAATYRFLHWFHKASLAVMAPTPVVKTDLEKFGFTNVVLWTRGVDLEIFHQMESKVLNSARPIFLYVGRVAVEKNVEAFLKLDLPGSKWVAGEGPALAELKSRYPQANYLGVLTQAELAKVYAAADVFVFPSRTDTFGLVLLEALACGTPVAAYPVTGPIDVLGTGGAGAMHEDLREACLEALKIDRQHARAWAERFSWAAASAQFAAHLKPLQRESFAENSAAA, translated from the coding sequence ATGAAGATCATGATCGTCACCGATGCGTGGGAACCGCAGGTCAACGGCGTCGTGCGTACGCTGAAGAACACCACGCGGGAGCTCATCGCGCTCGGCCACCGCGTCGAACTGCTCACGCCACTCGAATTCAAAACGATTCCGTGCCCGACGTATCCGGAGATCCTGCTGTCGCTGTTCCCCAAGCGCAAGCTGAGCCGGCGCATCGACGAGTTCGCGCCCGACGCGCTGCATATCGCCACCGAAGGACCGCTCGGGCTCGCTGCGCGCCGCTATGCGCTCGCGCACAAGCTGCCCTTCACGACCGCGTATCACACGCGCTTTCCGGAGTACGTGCAGGCGCGCTTCGGTATTCCGCTGGCCGCGACCTATCGCTTCCTGCACTGGTTTCACAAGGCATCGCTCGCCGTGATGGCGCCGACGCCGGTCGTCAAGACCGACCTCGAAAAATTCGGCTTCACCAACGTCGTGCTGTGGACCCGTGGCGTCGACCTCGAGATCTTTCATCAGATGGAGTCGAAGGTGCTCAACAGTGCACGGCCGATCTTTCTGTACGTCGGACGCGTTGCTGTCGAGAAGAATGTCGAAGCATTCCTGAAGCTCGATCTGCCGGGTTCGAAGTGGGTCGCCGGTGAGGGGCCCGCGCTGGCCGAACTGAAGTCGCGCTATCCGCAGGCGAACTATCTCGGTGTGTTGACCCAGGCGGAACTCGCGAAGGTTTATGCCGCCGCGGACGTGTTCGTGTTCCCGAGTCGCACCGACACGTTCGGGCTCGTGCTGCTCGAAGCGCTGGCCTGCGGCACGCCGGTGGCGGCCTACCCGGTGACCGGTCCGATCGACGTGCTCGGCACCGGCGGTGCGGGCGCGATGCACGAGGACCTGCGCGAAGCCTGCCTCGAAGCGTTGAAGATCGATCGCCAGCATGCACGCGCGTGGGCCGAGCGGTTCTCATGGGCCGCCGCGTCCGCCCAGTTCGCCGCGCACCTGAAGCCGCTGCAGCGCGAATCGTTCGCCGAGAATAGCGCCGCCGCGTGA
- a CDS encoding diacylglycerol kinase — MRARTSPAQRDTGAAHTASAEPFDDVRDDTHNGTAPADGIARSHVASIRRVTRPDPDHAPATPDTHRTHDGHDPHEHHEPLGPDDPLAPLPFNPYKGNRGVTRAWHALKNSLAGFRVAIREESAFRQELTLAAILLPCGVLVPVEPVSRVLLLGSVLLVLIVELLNSSVEAAIDRISLERHELSRRAKDFGSAAVTVALCICVMTWALLVGPLAWHWIASFI; from the coding sequence ATGCGAGCCAGAACTTCGCCGGCACAGCGTGACACGGGCGCTGCACATACGGCCAGCGCCGAGCCGTTCGACGACGTGCGCGACGATACGCACAACGGCACGGCGCCCGCTGACGGTATCGCGCGTTCGCATGTCGCGTCGATACGCCGGGTCACGCGACCAGACCCGGATCACGCGCCGGCCACGCCCGATACCCACCGTACGCACGACGGACACGACCCGCACGAACATCACGAACCGCTCGGTCCCGACGATCCGCTCGCACCGTTGCCGTTCAATCCGTACAAGGGCAACCGCGGCGTCACGCGCGCCTGGCACGCGCTGAAGAATTCGCTGGCCGGCTTTCGGGTGGCGATTCGCGAGGAAAGCGCATTTCGCCAGGAGTTGACGCTCGCCGCGATCCTGCTGCCGTGCGGCGTGCTGGTCCCCGTCGAGCCGGTGTCGCGCGTGCTGCTGCTCGGTTCGGTGTTGCTTGTGCTGATCGTCGAGCTGCTCAATTCGAGCGTCGAAGCGGCAATCGACCGCATCTCGCTCGAGCGCCACGAACTGTCGCGACGCGCGAAGGACTTCGGTAGCGCCGCCGTGACGGTCGCGCTGTGCATCTGCGTGATGACGTGGGCGTTGCTGGTCGGCCCGCTTGCGTGGCACTGGATCGCGAGCTTCATCTGA
- a CDS encoding UDP-2,3-diacylglucosamine diphosphatase: MDSKTSATSLFRQIGPSVDPVAFRPDSSPGSALPLPLPPEIPATHGAHHDEDVEASHRYRTIWLSDLHLGTSGCQAPYVLDFLRHNESEYLYLVGDIIDGWQLKKGWYWPQAHNDVVQKILRKARKGTQVVYIPGNHDEAARQFCDLAFGDIHVRGEAFHTTLAGKRLWIVHGDLFDGVIQHAKWLAYLGDTLYTLILVLNRWFNRIRSRFGFQYWSLSQYLKHQVKNAVNFISSFERVMTDEARRRGCDGVVCGHIHKAEIRDIDGVLYCNDGDWVESLSALVETFEGELKVIYWTVMRSPEASVQKATATA, from the coding sequence ATGGACTCCAAAACGTCCGCGACTTCCCTGTTCCGCCAGATTGGCCCGAGCGTCGACCCCGTCGCGTTCCGCCCAGACTCCTCTCCTGGCAGCGCCCTGCCGCTGCCGCTTCCACCCGAGATACCCGCCACGCATGGGGCGCATCACGACGAAGACGTCGAAGCCTCGCATCGCTACCGGACCATCTGGCTGTCCGACCTTCACCTCGGCACGAGCGGCTGCCAGGCGCCCTATGTACTCGACTTCCTGCGTCACAACGAATCCGAGTACCTGTACCTCGTCGGCGACATCATCGACGGCTGGCAACTGAAGAAAGGCTGGTACTGGCCGCAGGCGCATAACGACGTCGTGCAGAAGATCCTGCGCAAGGCGCGCAAGGGCACCCAGGTCGTCTACATCCCGGGCAATCACGACGAAGCCGCGCGGCAGTTCTGCGACCTCGCATTCGGCGACATCCACGTGCGCGGCGAAGCGTTCCACACGACGCTCGCGGGCAAACGCCTGTGGATCGTGCACGGCGATCTGTTCGACGGTGTGATCCAGCACGCGAAGTGGCTCGCCTATCTCGGCGACACGCTGTACACGCTGATCCTCGTGCTGAACCGCTGGTTCAACCGCATCCGCAGCCGCTTCGGCTTCCAGTACTGGTCGCTGTCGCAGTACCTGAAGCACCAGGTGAAGAACGCGGTGAACTTCATCTCGTCGTTCGAACGCGTGATGACCGACGAAGCGCGCCGCCGCGGCTGCGACGGCGTGGTTTGCGGACACATTCACAAGGCTGAGATCCGCGACATCGACGGGGTCCTGTACTGCAACGACGGCGACTGGGTGGAAAGTCTGTCCGCACTCGTCGAGACGTTCGAAGGCGAACTCAAGGTGATCTACTGGACCGTGATGCGCTCGCCCGAAGCCAGCGTGCAGAAAGCCACCGCCACCGCGTAA
- a CDS encoding TetR/AcrR family transcriptional regulator: MEAKPPRRTRERILELSLKLFNDIGEPNVTTTTIAEEMEISPGNLYYHFRNKDDIINSIFSQFEQEIEKRLRFPDNHRATIDEMWSYLQYMSDFTWRYRFLYRDLNDLLARNRTLETHFKQIISHKVRFASQFCEQLVTDGEMIATPEEIEVMATNIGVIATYWLSYQFVMNPRKYNDQQAIRNELDQVSVQVVSLMAPYLRGRSRQIFDDLVSGKLPKREFYDYLPPKEGAAPRNEPKDG; this comes from the coding sequence ATGGAAGCCAAACCTCCCCGTCGCACCCGAGAACGGATTCTCGAACTATCGTTGAAGCTTTTCAACGACATTGGCGAGCCCAACGTCACGACGACGACGATCGCCGAGGAAATGGAGATCAGCCCGGGCAACCTGTACTACCACTTCCGCAACAAAGACGACATCATCAACAGCATCTTCAGCCAGTTCGAGCAGGAGATCGAAAAGCGTCTGCGTTTTCCGGACAATCACCGCGCGACCATCGATGAAATGTGGTCGTATCTGCAGTACATGAGCGATTTCACATGGCGTTATCGCTTCCTGTATCGCGATCTGAACGATCTCCTCGCGCGCAACCGGACGCTTGAGACCCACTTCAAGCAGATCATCAGCCACAAGGTGCGCTTCGCGAGCCAGTTCTGCGAGCAGCTCGTCACCGACGGCGAAATGATCGCGACCCCCGAAGAGATCGAGGTGATGGCGACCAACATCGGCGTCATCGCGACCTACTGGTTGTCGTACCAGTTCGTGATGAATCCGCGCAAGTACAACGACCAGCAGGCGATTCGCAACGAGCTCGACCAGGTGAGCGTGCAGGTGGTGTCGTTGATGGCGCCGTATCTGCGCGGCCGCTCGCGGCAGATCTTCGACGATCTGGTGTCGGGCAAGCTGCCCAAGCGTGAGTTCTACGATTATCTGCCGCCCAAGGAAGGCGCGGCACCGCGTAACGAACCGAAGGACGGTTAG
- a CDS encoding DUF3619 family protein has product MSSALETKELEFARQVRRALDESAAGIPPATVDRLALARRTALARRKPEPVAAPVFVPAFAGMPAAGPVPGPQHRPSRLRRFALAWPLVALVVGLVAIGYWEDQQRTAELADIDAAMLSDDLPLNAYLDHGFNAYLSRAR; this is encoded by the coding sequence ATGAGCTCCGCTCTCGAAACTAAAGAACTCGAGTTTGCGCGGCAGGTGCGTCGTGCGCTGGACGAAAGCGCCGCCGGCATCCCGCCCGCTACCGTCGATCGACTCGCTCTCGCGCGTCGTACTGCCCTCGCCCGCAGAAAACCGGAACCGGTGGCTGCACCTGTGTTCGTGCCGGCTTTCGCCGGGATGCCGGCGGCGGGTCCTGTACCGGGCCCGCAACATCGTCCGTCGCGGCTGCGCCGCTTCGCGCTTGCGTGGCCGCTCGTCGCACTGGTGGTCGGCCTCGTGGCGATCGGCTACTGGGAAGACCAGCAACGCACCGCGGAACTCGCGGACATCGATGCAGCCATGCTGAGCGACGATCTGCCGCTCAACGCATATCTCGATCACGGTTTCAACGCGTATCTTTCGCGCGCGCGCTGA